Proteins found in one Seonamhaeicola sp. S2-3 genomic segment:
- a CDS encoding DNA topoisomerase IV subunit B gives MAVQSNYTEDNIRSLDWKEHIRMRPGMYIGKLGDGSSPDDGIYILLKEVIDNSIDEFVMGAGKTIEISVQGTKVIVRDYGRGIPLGKVVDVVSKMNTGGKYDSKAFKKSVGLNGVGTKAVNALSSYFRVESTRDGKSASAEFEKGELINKDLLDNTTRRKGTKVSFVPDESIFKNYKFRSEYIVKMLKNYVYLNPGLTIVFNGEKYFSENGLKDLLTERTKETDLLYPIIHLRGDDVEVAITHSKTQYSEEYHSFVNGQNTTQGGTHLNAFREAIVKTIREFYGKNFDAADIRKSIISAIAIKVMEPVFESQTKTKLGSTDMGGDYPTVRTYINDFVKTNLDNYLHKNPDTAEKILKKILQAERERKELSGIRKLARDRAKKASLHNKKLRDCRIHFGDTKNERNLETTLFITEGDSASGSITKSRDVNTQAVFSLKGKPLNCYGLSKKIVYENEEFNLLQAALNIEESLEDLRYNNVVIATDADVDGMHIRLLLITFFLQFFPEIIKEGHLYILQTPLFRVRNKKETIYCYTEEERIDAIEKLKPKPEITRFKGLGEISPDEFKHFIGRDIRLDPVMLDDDMSIDELLSFYMGKNTPTRQEFIIDNLKVELDIIE, from the coding sequence ATGGCAGTACAATCTAATTATACCGAAGATAATATACGTTCATTAGACTGGAAAGAACATATTCGTATGCGCCCAGGAATGTATATTGGTAAGTTGGGTGATGGTTCATCGCCAGACGATGGTATTTATATCTTGCTAAAAGAAGTTATTGATAACTCCATAGATGAGTTTGTTATGGGGGCAGGAAAAACTATCGAAATTTCTGTTCAAGGAACCAAAGTTATTGTTAGAGATTACGGTCGCGGAATTCCTTTAGGAAAAGTGGTAGATGTAGTTTCTAAAATGAATACCGGAGGTAAATACGATTCTAAAGCCTTTAAAAAATCGGTAGGATTAAATGGCGTAGGTACCAAAGCAGTAAATGCACTCTCAAGTTATTTTAGAGTAGAATCAACAAGAGATGGTAAATCTGCTTCAGCAGAGTTTGAAAAAGGAGAGTTAATCAATAAAGACCTTCTTGATAATACTACACGCAGAAAAGGAACTAAAGTATCTTTTGTTCCAGATGAAAGCATTTTCAAAAATTATAAATTCAGAAGTGAATATATTGTAAAAATGCTTAAAAACTATGTATACCTCAATCCTGGGTTAACCATAGTTTTTAATGGAGAAAAGTATTTTAGCGAAAACGGGTTAAAAGATTTATTAACAGAGAGAACTAAAGAAACAGATTTATTATACCCAATTATACATTTAAGAGGAGATGACGTTGAAGTGGCTATAACCCACAGTAAAACACAATATAGTGAGGAATATCATTCTTTTGTAAATGGGCAAAATACCACTCAAGGAGGGACTCATTTAAATGCTTTTAGAGAGGCTATTGTAAAAACTATTCGTGAGTTTTATGGTAAAAATTTTGATGCGGCAGACATAAGAAAATCTATTATAAGTGCCATTGCCATTAAGGTTATGGAACCCGTTTTTGAGAGCCAAACCAAAACAAAACTTGGCTCTACAGATATGGGAGGAGATTACCCTACGGTTAGAACTTATATAAACGATTTTGTAAAAACCAACCTAGATAACTATTTACATAAAAACCCAGATACTGCAGAAAAAATTCTTAAAAAAATTCTACAAGCAGAACGTGAACGTAAAGAATTATCAGGAATAAGAAAACTAGCAAGAGATAGAGCTAAAAAAGCAAGCCTTCATAATAAAAAATTACGCGATTGTAGAATACATTTCGGAGACACCAAAAACGAAAGGAATTTAGAAACCACACTCTTTATAACAGAGGGAGATTCGGCTTCTGGTAGTATTACAAAGTCTCGAGATGTTAATACACAAGCGGTGTTCAGTTTAAAAGGAAAACCACTTAATTGCTACGGGTTAAGTAAAAAAATAGTTTATGAAAATGAAGAATTTAACCTGTTACAAGCAGCTTTAAATATTGAAGAATCTTTAGAAGATTTACGTTATAATAATGTTGTAATTGCAACCGATGCCGATGTAGATGGAATGCATATTAGATTATTATTAATTACGTTTTTTTTACAATTTTTCCCAGAAATAATAAAAGAAGGGCATTTATACATTTTGCAAACACCACTCTTTAGAGTTCGCAATAAAAAAGAAACCATTTATTGTTATACTGAAGAAGAGCGTATAGATGCTATAGAAAAACTTAAACCAAAACCAGAAATTACTCGGTTTAAAGGGCTAGGTGAAATTTCACCAGATGAATTTAAACATTTTATAGGAAGAGATATACGTCTAGATCCTGTAATGCTTGATGATGATATGTCTATAGATGAATTATTGTCATTTTACATGGGAAAAAACACACCAACAAGACAAGAGTTTATAATAGACAATTTAAAAGTAGAATTGGATATTATTGAGTAA
- a CDS encoding SRPBCC family protein produces the protein MPVIKIETKINAKIKDCFDLARNVDFYQDTLKNNLKYSKEIAISGKVAGLVCLNDYITWESNHFGFVQHLTLKISEFKTPYLFVEELVFGVFKTYRHEHHFVEKGNKTIMTNVFHFELPYGILGKLLSWMFFKKYMTKFIKTRNNLLKAKAEKQLVSLTNLQFR, from the coding sequence ATGCCAGTTATTAAAATAGAAACTAAAATTAATGCTAAAATTAAAGACTGTTTTGATTTAGCCCGTAATGTTGATTTTTATCAAGACACTTTAAAAAATAACTTAAAATATTCAAAAGAAATTGCTATTTCAGGTAAGGTTGCTGGTTTGGTTTGTTTAAATGATTATATAACTTGGGAGTCTAATCATTTTGGATTTGTTCAACACCTTACTTTAAAAATATCAGAATTTAAAACGCCATACTTGTTTGTAGAAGAACTGGTTTTTGGAGTTTTTAAAACTTACAGGCATGAACATCACTTTGTAGAGAAAGGTAATAAAACAATAATGACTAATGTCTTTCATTTTGAATTACCTTATGGAATTTTAGGTAAGCTGTTAAGTTGGATGTTCTTTAAAAAATATATGACCAAGTTTATAAAAACTAGAAATAATTTATTAAAAGCAAAGGCAGAAAAACAATTGGTATCTCTCACCAATTTACAGTTTAGATAA